The Zonotrichia albicollis isolate bZonAlb1 chromosome 6, bZonAlb1.hap1, whole genome shotgun sequence genome window below encodes:
- the FAM98B gene encoding protein FAM98B isoform X2, whose amino-acid sequence MEESITATDGVKDIESFQLEISGFLREMACPYTSLVSGDIKDRLREKEDCLKLLLFLSTELQALKILQSKKVKGSHLEKHNEIIQEMQTICEALGLPNSSSSGIPPLLTSVEQKVKDILSKVKNNHVGKSLLTKPLNSDQVERLEKINDALCSEYECRRRMLMKRLDVTVQSFGWSDRAKVKTDEIARIYQPKRHALSPKSTISLAHLLAAREDLSKIIRTSSGSTREKTACAINKVLMGRVPDRGGRPTEIEPPPPEMPPWQKRQEGGGRGGWGGGGGGRGNWGGGGGRGGGGGGFRGGGRGGGGFQGGGGFQGGGGFQGGGGFQGGGGFQGGRGGYGGRGGYGDPYGGRGGGGYRRY is encoded by the exons ATGGAAGAAAGCATCACTGCAACAGATG GAGTGAAAGATATAGAGAGCTTCCAGCTTGAAATTAGTGGCTTTCTGAGAGAAATGGCTTGTCCATATACATCACTGGTGTCTGGAGACATCAAAGACAGATTAAGAGAGAAAGAAGATTGTCTTAAACTCCTTT TATTTCTAAGTACAGAACTTCAGGCTTTAAAGATACTGCAGAGCAAGAAAGTTAAAGGCTCTCATTTGGAAAAGCACAATGAAATTATTCAGGAAATGCAAACTATTTGTGAAGCACTGGGTCTGCCAAACTCCTCATCTTCTGGTATTCCTCCCTTGTTAACCAGTGTGGAACAAAAG GTGAAGGACATTCTCTCCAAAGTTAAAAATAACCATGTGGGCAAATCACTGCTGACAAAACCTCTGAACTCTGACCAAGTG GAAAGATTGGAAAAGATCAATGATGCTCTTTGCAGTGAGTACGAGTGTCGGCGGCGGATGTTGATGAAGAGGCTCGATGTGACTGTGCAGTCTTTtggctggtctgatagagcaAAG GTGAAAACAGATGAGATAGCTCGGATCTATCAGCCCAAGCGCCATGCGCTGTCTCCCAAGTCCACCATTTCCCTGGCTCACCTTCTCGCTGCTCGCGAGGATTTGTCCAAGATCATAAGAACCAGCAGTGGCTCAACACGGGAGAAGACTGCCTGTGCTATCAACAAG GTTCTGATGGGGAGAGTCCCTGACCGTGGAGGCAGACCAACAGAGATTGAACCACCTCCTCCTGAAATGCCTCCATGGCAAAAAAGACAAGAAGGTGGTGGAAGAGGTGGCTGGGGGGGTGGTGGTGGAGGAAGGGGTAACTGGGGGGGTGGAGGGggtagaggaggaggaggtggaggttTCAGAGGCGGTGGAAGAGGTGGGGGTGGCTTCCAAGGAGGAGGTGGCTTCCAAGGAGGAGGTGGCTTCCAAGGAGGAGGTGGCTTCCAGGGTGGGGGTGGCTTCCAGGGTGGCAGGGGAGGCTATGGTGGCAGGGGAGGCTATGGTGATCCCTATGGTggaaggggagggggaggaTACCGAAGATACTGA
- the FAM98B gene encoding protein FAM98B isoform X1, whose amino-acid sequence MKELPPGPGMESDILDALEALGYTGALLEEEALKKAAENGLSSPEFFELCIWLGSQIKSLCNMEESITATDGVKDIESFQLEISGFLREMACPYTSLVSGDIKDRLREKEDCLKLLLFLSTELQALKILQSKKVKGSHLEKHNEIIQEMQTICEALGLPNSSSSGIPPLLTSVEQKVKDILSKVKNNHVGKSLLTKPLNSDQVERLEKINDALCSEYECRRRMLMKRLDVTVQSFGWSDRAKVKTDEIARIYQPKRHALSPKSTISLAHLLAAREDLSKIIRTSSGSTREKTACAINKVLMGRVPDRGGRPTEIEPPPPEMPPWQKRQEGGGRGGWGGGGGGRGNWGGGGGRGGGGGGFRGGGRGGGGFQGGGGFQGGGGFQGGGGFQGGGGFQGGRGGYGGRGGYGDPYGGRGGGGYRRY is encoded by the exons ATGAAGGAGCTACCGCCGGGTCCGGGGATGGAGAGCGACATCTTGGACGCGCTGGAGGCCTTGGG GTACACGGGTGCCCTGTTGGAGGAGGAGGCCctgaaaaaagcagcagaaaatggattGTCTTCACCAGAATTTTTTGAACTTTGCATTTGGTTAGGTTCCCAGATAAAGTCACTTTGTAATATGGAAGAAAGCATCACTGCAACAGATG GAGTGAAAGATATAGAGAGCTTCCAGCTTGAAATTAGTGGCTTTCTGAGAGAAATGGCTTGTCCATATACATCACTGGTGTCTGGAGACATCAAAGACAGATTAAGAGAGAAAGAAGATTGTCTTAAACTCCTTT TATTTCTAAGTACAGAACTTCAGGCTTTAAAGATACTGCAGAGCAAGAAAGTTAAAGGCTCTCATTTGGAAAAGCACAATGAAATTATTCAGGAAATGCAAACTATTTGTGAAGCACTGGGTCTGCCAAACTCCTCATCTTCTGGTATTCCTCCCTTGTTAACCAGTGTGGAACAAAAG GTGAAGGACATTCTCTCCAAAGTTAAAAATAACCATGTGGGCAAATCACTGCTGACAAAACCTCTGAACTCTGACCAAGTG GAAAGATTGGAAAAGATCAATGATGCTCTTTGCAGTGAGTACGAGTGTCGGCGGCGGATGTTGATGAAGAGGCTCGATGTGACTGTGCAGTCTTTtggctggtctgatagagcaAAG GTGAAAACAGATGAGATAGCTCGGATCTATCAGCCCAAGCGCCATGCGCTGTCTCCCAAGTCCACCATTTCCCTGGCTCACCTTCTCGCTGCTCGCGAGGATTTGTCCAAGATCATAAGAACCAGCAGTGGCTCAACACGGGAGAAGACTGCCTGTGCTATCAACAAG GTTCTGATGGGGAGAGTCCCTGACCGTGGAGGCAGACCAACAGAGATTGAACCACCTCCTCCTGAAATGCCTCCATGGCAAAAAAGACAAGAAGGTGGTGGAAGAGGTGGCTGGGGGGGTGGTGGTGGAGGAAGGGGTAACTGGGGGGGTGGAGGGggtagaggaggaggaggtggaggttTCAGAGGCGGTGGAAGAGGTGGGGGTGGCTTCCAAGGAGGAGGTGGCTTCCAAGGAGGAGGTGGCTTCCAAGGAGGAGGTGGCTTCCAGGGTGGGGGTGGCTTCCAGGGTGGCAGGGGAGGCTATGGTGGCAGGGGAGGCTATGGTGATCCCTATGGTggaaggggagggggaggaTACCGAAGATACTGA